The DNA region TAGTCCGTGGGTACGGCCGGACGTGCCCGCACGACGTAGCGTCCGGGGGCGATTCGGGTAAGCATTACGCCTGTCTGGTGTCGATCGGCTGCCTCTTTGACTGAGGCGATTGCATCGTCGATGGCCCGTTCCACTGCTGTGGCCTCCTCGACCTTAATTTCGACCGGGCCGGGCGGGCTTTCCATTGCCGCAACTTCTTACGGTTCGAGGACCACAGTGTGAGCAGTCCGCAGGTCTGTGACCGAGAACCCCGCGCGGAGGATGTATTCGCCCGGTTCATAGGTCCACCCGTTGTCCCATTACGCCAATAGGCGGGTGGGGACGTTGAGGGTCACCGCGGTTGTCCGTCCGGGTTCTGCCCAAACAGGGGCGGAGGCAATCAGCCAACGAACGGGACGTTCGATGGCGGAGTCCGGCCGCTCCCCGTAAAGTTGCACAACCTGCTTGCCCGGCCTACTGCCGGTATTGGACAAGGTCACGGTGACGGGAACGACTGCGCCCGGTTCCGTTGCCCGTGCGGAGCCAACAATTTTGTGCAGGGTCCAGTCGGTGTAGGAAACCGAAGCCGAATTCGTAGGCGGGCTGTCTTCCGGCCTTCAACCACGCTCGGTAGCCAATGTGGATTCCTTCTTCGTACCGGAGTTTCCCATACGCGTCCGGAGTTACGTTGAGCACCCGCACGTCATCCTGGGTGGCTGGCCAAGTGGTAGGCAACCGGCCACCTGGCTCGGTTCGGCCGGTGATCATTCAGCAAGGGCGTTGCCACATTCCTGTCCCCCGAAGTATCCGATCGAAGTCGCTGCAACCTCGTGGCGCCATGGCATGAGAACCGGCGGGCCTGAATTCACCACCACTACTGTGCGAGGGTTGGCTGCGGCGACCGCATGGACCAGCTGGTCCTGCAGTCCGGGTAATTCGAGGGTAGTAGCGCAGGAACCTTGCCTCACCCATGGGAAGTGGGGATAGTACTTATTTAGGGGCGCCAACGGCTCCGAGTGGGCTCGGGTGTGTCGGCCGCCGGTACTGTGCAGGGGCGACGGAGGTCCGAAGATGGCTGGCTGGAACACCGACAACGCCGCGGGATCCCCCGGCCCGGGCGCCGTAACACTGCTCGAGGGCTCCTCCTTCTGTATTTCAGCGGCCAACGGCGACATGTCAGCGGGGAGCCCCCAAGGCGCCTTCTTCAATGACACACGATTCATTGCGGAATGGAACCTGACCATCAACGGGCGAGCTATCGAGGCGCTCTCAGCCAACACGCCGGAGCCCTATCGGGGCCAGTTCATCGGCAGAGTCCATAGCGACGAAAGCGCCGACAGCACACTGCTGGTTGAACGGGAAAGAATCCTCGGTACCGGACTGACTGAAACGATTACGGTGCGGAACTACTCGCGGACCCCTTGCCCGTGCAGCATGGCCATCGTGGTCGACACCGATTTCGCCGACCTGTTTGAGGTTAAGGAGGGTCACCGGTCACGCCTGTGGAAACAGAAGCGTCATATTGACGGTGATCATCTGACCTTGGAATCGGAGTGGAACGGACATCACCATGCCGTCCTCGTGACCTGCCATGGAGCGCATGTTCAAGACCACAGCCTTGTATCCTCCGCGACGGTCCCCGCTCACGGCGAATACATGTGGACAATTACGGCCGTGCCGCTACCGGACCGGGCCAGCACCGCGGCGGCGAGGGAACGCAAGCTAGACAATAAGCTCCCCCTGCAGGCAAAGTACCCTGAGCACGAAGAGTCGTTTCGCCGGATTACGGAATGGCGGGCGGCAATGCCGGTCGCCGATCTGGGTGATGACGCGGTTGAAAAGGTGATTCGGCGAAGTCAGGAGGACCTTGGCTCATTGCGGATCTTCAACCCCGACCACCCCGACCGGGCAGTTGTCGCTGCCGGGGCACCCTGGTTCATGGCCCTCTTCGGCAGGGACAGCATTTTCGCCTCCTACATGTCCCTCCTGCTGGATCCTTCGCTTGCCGTGGGAACGCTCAGAACACTGGCTGACTACCAGGGGAAGGAAGTTAACCCGCTAACTGAGGAAGAGCCCGGACGGATACTCCACGAAGTGCGCCTGGGCGTCGGCACCGGGGAAGCCTTGGCCGGGCACGGGATCTACTACGGCACGGCCGATGCCACGCCGCTGTTCGTCGCCGGCCTGGGTGAATTAGACCGATGGGGACTGGAAAGCGAAGCAGTCCAAGAACTTCTTCCAGCCGCCGACAGAGCACTTGCGTGGATGGAAAACTACGGCGACCGGGACGGCGACGGTTCTATCGAGTACCAGCGCTACACGGACCAAGGGCTGCTCAACCAGGGCTGGAAGGACTCTTGGGATGGGATCAACTTCGCAGACGGCACGCTCGCTGAATCCCCAATAGCCCTCTGCGAAGTCCAAGCATACGCGTACTCTGCATACCTCGGGCGCGCACTCATCGCGCTCACCAACGAAGATACCGACACAGCAGAAACCTGCGCCGCCAAAGCCGCAAAACTCAAGCAAGCGTTCAATGAAGCCTTCTGGCTACCGGATCGCGGCTACTTCGCCGTCGCCCTGGATAAGCACAAGAAACCAGTCGACGCCCTCGCTTCAAACATGGGTCATTGCCTCTGGACCGGAATCGTCGATCAGGACAAGGCCGCTGACGTTGTTGAGCACCTCATGTCTCCCCAGATGTTCACTGGCTGGGGAATCCGTACGCTGTCCAGCGAGATGGGTGCCTACAACCCCGCAAGCTATCACAACGGTTCAGTCTGGCCGCACGACAGCACGATAGTTGCAGCAGGACTGATGAGATACGGCTTCGTCGAAGAGGCACAGAGGCTCGCCTACGCCCTGCTCGAGGCCGCAGACCACTTCGGAGGCCGACTGCCGGAATTGTTCTGCGGGCTTGACCGCGAAAGATACCCCGTGCCCGTTCCCTACCCTGCCTCTTGCTCCCCTCAGGCCTGGGCCTCCGCCGCACCCGTGCACCTGATCAGACTGCTGCTGAGGTTTGACCCGATACTGATCTGGAATGAATTGTGGCTTGCTCCCGCACTACCGCCAAGCACCCACTTCCGCCTGGACAACGTACCGTTTGCAGGGCACGCACGGCTATCAATTGACGTGGACATGAACACTGACACCGTCGAAGTCGAAGGGCTACCGGACCACGTAAAGCTCCATCTAGGCGCACGACCCCCACTCTCAGATCTGTTCA from Arthrobacter pascens includes:
- a CDS encoding glycoside hydrolase family 3 C-terminal domain-containing protein encodes the protein MSPLAAEIQKEEPSSSVTAPGPGDPAALSVFQPAIFGPPSPLHSTGGRHTRAHSEPLAPLNKYYPHFPWVRQGSCATTLELPGLQDQLVHAVAAANPRTVVVVNSGPPVLMPWRHEVAATSIGYFGGQECGNALAE
- a CDS encoding fibronectin type III-like domain-contianing protein, encoding MTLSNTGSRPGKQVVQLYGERPDSAIERPVRWLIASAPVWAEPGRTTAVTLNVPTRLLA
- a CDS encoding amylo-alpha-1,6-glucosidase, producing the protein MAGWNTDNAAGSPGPGAVTLLEGSSFCISAANGDMSAGSPQGAFFNDTRFIAEWNLTINGRAIEALSANTPEPYRGQFIGRVHSDESADSTLLVERERILGTGLTETITVRNYSRTPCPCSMAIVVDTDFADLFEVKEGHRSRLWKQKRHIDGDHLTLESEWNGHHHAVLVTCHGAHVQDHSLVSSATVPAHGEYMWTITAVPLPDRASTAAARERKLDNKLPLQAKYPEHEESFRRITEWRAAMPVADLGDDAVEKVIRRSQEDLGSLRIFNPDHPDRAVVAAGAPWFMALFGRDSIFASYMSLLLDPSLAVGTLRTLADYQGKEVNPLTEEEPGRILHEVRLGVGTGEALAGHGIYYGTADATPLFVAGLGELDRWGLESEAVQELLPAADRALAWMENYGDRDGDGSIEYQRYTDQGLLNQGWKDSWDGINFADGTLAESPIALCEVQAYAYSAYLGRALIALTNEDTDTAETCAAKAAKLKQAFNEAFWLPDRGYFAVALDKHKKPVDALASNMGHCLWTGIVDQDKAADVVEHLMSPQMFTGWGIRTLSSEMGAYNPASYHNGSVWPHDSTIVAAGLMRYGFVEEAQRLAYALLEAADHFGGRLPELFCGLDRERYPVPVPYPASCSPQAWASAAPVHLIRLLLRFDPILIWNELWLAPALPPSTHFRLDNVPFAGHARLSIDVDMNTDTVEVEGLPDHVKLHLGARPPLSDLFNLTRTEHHSATSSAALPSDWPPVTP